A section of the Lepus europaeus isolate LE1 chromosome 10, mLepTim1.pri, whole genome shotgun sequence genome encodes:
- the LOC133768299 gene encoding cytochrome P450 2D17-like: MGLLTGDALTALAVAVAIFLLLVDLMHRRQRWASRYPPGPMALPGLGNLLQVDFREQTNCFHKLRRRFGNVFSLQLAWTPVVVLNGLAAVREALVTCGEDTADRPHVASLEHLGFGPRSQGVVFARYGPAWREQRRFSVSTLRNFGLGKKSLEHRVTEEAACLCAAFADHAGRPFSPNVLLNKAVCNVIASLTQGRRFEYDDPRLNRLLDLTQTTLQETAGSLPQVLNVVPMLLRIPGLINKLFSGQKQLMAELEELVTEHRMTRDPAQPPRDLTDAYLAEVEKAQGNPDSSFNDENLRFVVADLFTAGMVTTSATLVWALLLMILHPEVQRRVQQEIDEVIGPARRPEMGDQVRLPYTTAVVHEVQRFADIAPMGAPHMTSRDVEVQGFLIPKGTVLFTNLSSVLKDEAVWEKPFRFHPGHFLDAQGRFVKQEAFMPFSAGRRACLGEPLARMELFLFFTCLLQRFSFSVPAGQPRPSDHGIFGTLVTPVPYQLCAVPR; this comes from the exons ATGGGGCTGCTGACGGGGGATGCTCTGACAGccctggccgtggccgtggccatcTTTCTGCTCCTGGTGGACCTGATGCACCGGCGCCAGCGCTGGGCCTCACGCTACCCACCCGGCCCCATGGCACTGCCGGGCTTGGGCAACTTGCTGCAGGTGGACTTCCGGGAACAAACAAACTGCTTCCACAAG CTGCGGCGCCGCTTCGGGAACGTGTTCAGCCTGCAGCTTGCCTGGACGCCGGTGGTCGTGCTCAACGGGCTGGCGGCCGTGCGCGAGGCGCTGGTGACTTGCGGCGAGGACACCGCGGACCGCCCACACGTGGCGAGCTTGGAGCACCTGGGCTTCGGGCCGCGCTCCCAAG GGGTGGTCTTTGCCCGCTACGGCCCCGCGTGGCGCGAGCAGCGCCGCTTCTCCGTGTCCACGCTGCGCAACTTCGGCCTGGGCAAGAAGTCGCTGGAGCACAGGGTGACCGAGGAGGCCGCCTGCCTCTGCGCCGCCTTCGCCGACCATGCCG GACGCCCCTTTAGCCCGAACGTGCTGCTGAACAAAGCCGTGTGCAACGTGATCGCCTCGCTCACCCAAGGCCGCCGCTTCGAGTACGACGACCCTCGCCTCAACAGGCTGCTGGACCTCACGCAGACCACGCTGCAGGAGACGGCCGGGTCTCTGCCACAG GTGCTGAACGTGGTCCCCATGCTCCTGCGTATCCCAGGGCTGATAAACAAGTTATTCAGCGGGCAGAAGCAGCTGATGGCCGAACTGGAAGAGCTGGTGACCGAGCACCGCATGACGCGGGACCCCGCCCAGCCGCCCCGAGACCTCACCGATGCCTACCTGGCTGAGGTGGAGAAG GCCCAGGGGAACCCTGACAGCAGCTTCAACGATGAGAACCTGCGTTTCGTAGTTGCTGACCTGTTCACGGCGGGGATGGTGACCACGTCGGCCACGCTGGTCTGGGCCCTCCTGCTCATGATCCTGCACCCGGAAGTGCAGC GCCGTGTCCAACAGGAGATCGATGAAGTCATAGGGCCGGCACGGCGGCCAGAGATGGGGGACCAGGTGCGCCTGCCCTACACCACCGCCGTGGTTCACGAGGTGCAGCGCTTCGCAGACATTGCCCCAATGGGTGCACCACACATGACATCGCGGGACGTTGAGGTGCAGGGCTTCCTCATCCCCAAG gggacagtgctgtTCACCAACCTGTCATCGGTGCTGAAGGATGAGGCCGTCTGGGAGAAGCCCTTCCGCTTCCACCCGGGACACTTCCTGGACGCCCAGGGCCGCTTCGTGAAGCAGGAGGCCTTCATGCCTTTCTCCGCAG GCCGCCGCGCGTGCCTCGGGGAGCCCCTGGCCCGCATGgagctcttcctcttcttcacctGCCTGCTGCAGCGCTTCAGCTTCTCGGTGCCCGCGGGACAGCCCCGGCCCAGCGACCACGGCATCTTTGGTACCCTGGTGACCCCGGTCCCCTACCAGCTGTGTGCTGTGCCTCGCTAG